Proteins encoded by one window of Nisaea sediminum:
- a CDS encoding 3-oxoacid CoA-transferase subunit A → MAINKIVQSRAEAVQGIGDGSTVLISGFGNAGVPTDLIHALLDQGSRDLTVVSNNAGTGDKGLAALLREGRVRRIICSYPRSAGSIAFDELYAAGKIELELVPQGTLSERMRAAGAGIGAFYTPTGVGTKLAEGKEVREIDGREYVLEYPLKGDVALVEAEYADRWGNLTYNKSARNFGPVMAMAAELTIVEARNIVELGQMNPETIVTPSIFVDRVLHVPAEAASAA, encoded by the coding sequence GTGGCGATTAACAAAATCGTCCAGTCCCGCGCGGAAGCCGTGCAGGGGATCGGGGACGGAAGCACGGTGCTGATTTCGGGGTTCGGGAACGCAGGCGTTCCGACGGACCTCATCCATGCCTTGCTCGACCAAGGATCGCGCGACCTGACAGTGGTATCGAACAACGCGGGAACCGGGGACAAGGGCCTCGCCGCATTGCTGCGCGAGGGCCGGGTGCGCCGGATCATCTGCTCCTATCCGCGTTCGGCGGGATCGATTGCGTTCGACGAACTTTACGCGGCCGGCAAGATCGAACTCGAACTGGTGCCGCAAGGCACGCTCAGCGAGCGCATGCGGGCGGCCGGAGCGGGGATTGGCGCTTTCTATACGCCGACCGGGGTCGGCACGAAGCTCGCCGAGGGCAAGGAAGTCCGGGAAATCGACGGGCGCGAATATGTGCTCGAATATCCGTTGAAGGGCGATGTCGCGCTGGTCGAGGCGGAATATGCCGACCGCTGGGGCAATCTGACCTACAACAAGTCGGCACGGAATTTCGGTCCGGTCATGGCGATGGCGGCGGAGCTCACTATCGTCGAGGCGCGCAATATCGTCGAACTCGGCCAGATGAACCCGGAAACCATCGTCACCCCGAGCATCTTCGTCGACCGCGTGCTGCACGTCCCGGCGGAAGCCGCTTCCGCGGCCTGA
- a CDS encoding pentapeptide repeat-containing protein has translation MSTLHYISKEALEHVLHQHCLWLDDPTAGRPADLSETNLFGSDLRRLKLQKALMRGANLQGANLEGADLSGADLTGADLMSANLRGAKLEKTNFSHAIIASVDFTDADMRGANLTRTRGRVAETTWSGVETEVTPLNLSHARLHHANMERADLSGAILEDADLSGANLERTNLSHARLCGATLRNAKLVGAALDAADLSRSVATGADLSGAILKGALLKGANMIGARIKNTDLSGVDMSTVRLHGAMDPVSVELHRRLIEHDFWVTTGGARGARADLDGANLDNADLRNLNLSGAQMRGVSFRGAQFNGSMLILADLSNSDFEMASLKGCNLSGASLWGCNLRGADLTDAVIQPAPISASDGSKAGRVRKTNLRATNLENALLAPLDPELVLLDESRAAS, from the coding sequence ATGAGCACCCTTCACTACATCTCCAAAGAGGCGCTGGAGCATGTGTTGCACCAGCATTGTCTTTGGCTGGACGACCCTACCGCCGGTCGCCCGGCGGACCTTTCGGAAACCAATCTTTTCGGAAGCGATTTGCGGCGGCTGAAGCTGCAAAAAGCGCTGATGCGCGGCGCGAACCTCCAGGGCGCCAATCTTGAAGGCGCGGATCTTTCAGGAGCCGATCTCACAGGCGCCGATTTGATGTCTGCCAATCTCCGCGGCGCGAAGCTGGAGAAGACGAACTTCAGCCACGCGATCATCGCGTCGGTCGATTTTACCGATGCCGACATGCGCGGTGCCAATCTCACCCGCACGCGCGGCCGCGTCGCCGAGACCACCTGGTCCGGCGTCGAGACCGAAGTGACCCCGCTCAATCTCTCCCACGCCCGGCTGCATCACGCGAACATGGAACGTGCCGACCTTTCCGGCGCGATCCTGGAGGATGCGGACCTCTCCGGCGCCAATCTGGAGCGGACCAATCTTTCCCACGCACGGCTCTGTGGTGCGACCTTGCGCAATGCCAAGCTTGTCGGAGCCGCCCTCGACGCGGCGGATCTCAGCCGCTCGGTCGCGACTGGCGCGGACCTCTCCGGCGCGATCCTGAAAGGCGCTCTTCTGAAAGGCGCAAACATGATTGGCGCCCGGATCAAGAACACGGACCTCTCCGGCGTGGACATGTCCACGGTCCGGCTCCACGGGGCGATGGACCCGGTTTCCGTGGAACTCCACCGTCGCCTGATTGAGCATGATTTCTGGGTTACCACCGGAGGCGCGCGCGGCGCCCGGGCCGATCTCGACGGCGCCAATCTGGACAATGCGGATCTGCGGAACCTCAACCTGAGCGGCGCGCAGATGCGCGGCGTCAGCTTTCGCGGCGCGCAGTTCAACGGCTCGATGCTGATCCTCGCCGATCTTTCGAATTCGGACTTCGAAATGGCGAGCCTGAAAGGCTGCAATCTCTCCGGCGCCAGCCTCTGGGGCTGCAATCTGCGCGGCGCCGATCTGACCGATGCCGTGATCCAGCCGGCGCCGATCAGTGCCAGCGACGGCAGCAAAGCCGGACGTGTACGCAAGACCAACCTGCGCGCCACAAATCTCGAGAATGCGCTCCTCGCCCCCCTCGATCCGGAGCTCGTGCTCTTGGATGAGTCGCGCGCTGCGAGCTGA
- a CDS encoding EAL domain-containing protein, whose product MTKTNIADQFDAFDALHDCAFLLDSNGLIVAVNKSGTEMIGSDPMRTIGTPFCDYFPDCEKLLESGTRDVVEINGRRADGSGMLVEGRMSEVQSGDRTLSLLILRDRRSRVALEEKLVWAAFNDPATKLPNLLGFCSRVGQRLQGGEFATDGTEMVIAISLGRLGFFAGTLGEATRARIVREAGERLRRLDAVSEVALLDDSTIGVVAAVKSATDEFGKLIEGLRACVEVSYSPSENAARIVPHFGVSRINDPDLDPEDIVRKARFALNAAMQKAMGSVEIYRDETHRKAVHDLVVEHDLRRAISERPDEFWLAYQPKVDCDTGEIVGLEALLRWNHPKRGMVAPNDFFPVARQAGIASELTFIVLEKLVWQIKKWQSAGLNTVPVAFNIGADDVRENRVVRFLSNLLHMADLAPSALECELTETSIVADMRAARNLFEQLVAMGLTTAVDDFGTGYSSLVHITDLPVSVVKIDKSFVQTMETSKGSKAIVQAITAMTAAMGAVSIAEGVETHAQLTEIREYGCRLAQGYLFDRPLEPDAVARRLSEFRPYAAQLEQDMAILV is encoded by the coding sequence GAATATCGCCGACCAGTTCGACGCTTTTGATGCGCTTCACGACTGCGCCTTCCTACTGGATTCCAACGGTCTCATCGTCGCGGTCAACAAGAGCGGGACCGAGATGATCGGGAGCGACCCGATGCGGACCATCGGGACTCCGTTCTGCGACTATTTCCCCGACTGTGAAAAATTGCTCGAAAGCGGCACCAGAGACGTCGTGGAGATTAACGGCCGTCGCGCGGACGGTTCCGGGATGCTCGTAGAGGGGCGGATGTCCGAGGTCCAGAGTGGTGACAGGACTTTGTCTCTTCTCATCCTGCGCGACCGACGCAGCCGCGTGGCCCTCGAAGAAAAACTGGTATGGGCCGCGTTCAACGACCCCGCGACGAAACTTCCTAATCTCCTCGGCTTCTGCAGCCGCGTCGGCCAACGCCTCCAGGGTGGAGAATTCGCCACCGACGGAACGGAAATGGTGATCGCGATTTCGCTCGGCCGTCTCGGGTTTTTTGCCGGGACGCTCGGTGAAGCGACGCGGGCCCGGATCGTGCGCGAGGCGGGCGAGCGGCTGCGCCGCCTCGATGCCGTTTCCGAAGTTGCGCTTCTGGACGACTCGACGATCGGGGTCGTCGCGGCCGTCAAAAGCGCGACGGACGAGTTCGGCAAGCTCATCGAGGGACTGCGGGCCTGCGTCGAGGTCAGCTACTCGCCGAGCGAGAATGCCGCGCGGATTGTCCCGCATTTCGGCGTGAGCCGTATCAACGATCCAGACCTCGATCCCGAGGATATCGTCCGCAAGGCCCGGTTCGCCCTGAATGCGGCCATGCAGAAAGCCATGGGCAGTGTCGAGATCTATCGCGACGAAACCCATCGCAAGGCCGTTCACGATCTGGTCGTCGAGCACGATCTGAGGCGTGCGATCTCCGAACGGCCCGACGAGTTCTGGCTGGCCTATCAGCCGAAGGTCGATTGCGATACCGGCGAGATCGTGGGGCTCGAGGCGCTGCTGCGCTGGAATCATCCGAAGCGGGGCATGGTTGCGCCCAATGATTTCTTCCCGGTCGCACGGCAGGCCGGCATTGCGTCCGAACTCACCTTCATCGTTCTGGAAAAACTGGTCTGGCAGATCAAGAAGTGGCAATCGGCCGGGCTTAACACCGTTCCGGTCGCGTTCAATATAGGCGCCGACGATGTCCGCGAGAATCGCGTGGTGCGTTTTCTGAGCAATCTGCTGCATATGGCGGACCTGGCGCCGAGCGCGCTGGAATGCGAGCTGACCGAGACCAGCATCGTTGCCGACATGCGTGCCGCCAGGAACCTGTTCGAACAACTGGTGGCGATGGGGCTGACGACGGCGGTGGACGATTTCGGAACCGGCTATTCCTCGCTCGTCCACATCACCGACCTTCCGGTCAGCGTGGTCAAGATCGACAAATCCTTCGTGCAGACCATGGAAACGAGCAAAGGCAGCAAGGCGATCGTTCAGGCCATCACCGCGATGACCGCGGCCATGGGAGCTGTTTCGATCGCCGAGGGTGTCGAAACCCATGCTCAGTTGACCGAAATCCGCGAATACGGCTGCAGGCTGGCACAAGGTTACCTGTTCGATCGGCCGCTCGAACCGGATGCCGTGGCTCGGCGTCTGTCGGAATTCCGGCCTTATGCGGCACAGCTCGAGCAGGATATGGCCATTCTGGTCTAG